One window of the Borrelia anserina Es genome contains the following:
- a CDS encoding DUF787 family protein, translating into MPQDTISVNLIEDTVKLDSIGYYNPLLIYKSEVFKEGHFVLDVSSFRKTLESIEIKQKFKADEDKRKVASEEYEFLSASCSDFFAEGGLKSFDFFIYRDIKVVVEFLTKNIHPFVVFVNSLQENFAEACNLVKGIAKFVVFSTKLKILPEFLDVLPVSQRDGVILMYDSGSDNLHLKFIAKYLHEANIFHATNPYGMTLRSKPVYDATLISELRRNNINFYSLLNETGRDGVLAFKEGVDCAGRSIDEMFTYYLLKNEATRELIHIWNGNNRQNSKLSQLKFSDGKPNAYTAGLECLFKEFKERGLIVSFGDIKFGLKADNVLGLSLSIRIKYNDSFKSVVLNIGSDDINDYLRREAD; encoded by the coding sequence ATGCCGCAAGATACAATTAGTGTCAATTTAATTGAAGATACAGTTAAATTAGATAGCATTGGTTACTATAATCCTTTGCTTATTTATAAAAGTGAAGTTTTTAAAGAAGGACATTTTGTTTTGGATGTCTCAAGCTTTAGAAAGACTTTAGAATCTATTGAAATAAAACAGAAGTTTAAAGCAGATGAAGATAAGCGCAAGGTAGCATCTGAAGAGTATGAGTTTTTATCAGCAAGTTGCAGTGATTTTTTTGCCGAAGGAGGCCTGAAATCTTTTGATTTTTTTATTTACCGAGATATAAAGGTAGTAGTTGAATTTTTAACGAAAAATATACATCCGTTTGTGGTCTTTGTAAATTCTTTGCAAGAGAATTTTGCAGAGGCTTGTAATTTGGTTAAAGGCATTGCTAAATTTGTAGTATTTTCAACTAAGCTTAAGATACTTCCTGAGTTTTTAGATGTGTTACCTGTAAGCCAGAGGGATGGGGTCATTTTGATGTATGATAGTGGTAGTGATAATCTGCATCTTAAGTTTATAGCTAAATATTTGCACGAGGCTAATATTTTTCATGCTACTAACCCTTATGGAATGACATTGAGATCAAAACCAGTTTATGATGCGACTTTAATTAGTGAATTGAGACGAAATAATATTAATTTTTATTCTTTGTTAAATGAGACTGGTCGTGATGGAGTTTTGGCTTTCAAGGAGGGAGTAGATTGTGCAGGTAGGTCAATTGATGAAATGTTTACGTATTATCTTTTGAAAAACGAAGCGACTCGTGAACTTATTCATATTTGGAATGGTAATAATAGGCAAAATAGTAAACTTAGCCAGTTAAAATTTTCTGATGGGAAACCTAATGCCTATACTGCAGGACTTGAATGTTTGTTTAAAGAATTTAAAGAACGTGGACTTATTGTATCTTTTGGTGATATTAAATTTGGACTTAAGGCAGATAATGTTTTGGGTTTAAGTTTATCTATTCGTATTAAATATAATGACAGTTTTAAGAGTGTAGTTTTAAACATAGGTAGTGATGATATTAATGATTATTTAAGAAGGGAGGCTGATTAA
- a CDS encoding anti-CBASS protein Acb1 family protein gives MNNFERVLFNKYAIDPLKLYRYSLFFRNYIENSAEDALRPGIRLEVLDSSTLDFNNLQTLSLELSEALLEAMISYRFHGAGYILIKPKVLDEDLSRSVNDELPFGFKYLDYKRIRDDHSNDYLEYLQDDGTSIVLHKSRVIIHENFDYILGEHTPAYTQSLLLSICLLEQIYSEIEKRIGQYNFLFYKDEQLVELLETLQDARSQISHFSTKGKGLFSTFFKNSDNLSKGLGTVGFELDRVFERLRGGLCNEGIFYSADEGASIQVVKYDLSFLKDAFELVKAKIGADTKEPLTRSFNEQVKGLGSDGKGDRANYVDFLHTVQEAAVLSVNLKLNKHYRLNMRFNDLVILSDDQKLERDIRLLDMYSKYLEIIRENSLGSDEIEMLKSNLHFNFRF, from the coding sequence ATGAATAATTTTGAACGTGTATTATTTAATAAGTATGCAATTGATCCGTTAAAGCTTTACAGATATTCATTATTTTTTAGGAATTATATAGAGAACTCGGCAGAGGATGCATTAAGGCCTGGAATTAGGTTAGAAGTTTTGGATTCTTCTACGCTTGATTTCAATAATTTGCAAACCTTAAGCTTGGAACTCTCAGAAGCACTTCTTGAGGCTATGATAAGCTATAGGTTTCATGGAGCAGGATATATTTTAATTAAGCCTAAAGTTTTAGATGAAGATTTAAGCAGGAGTGTTAATGATGAATTACCATTTGGATTTAAGTATTTGGATTATAAGCGTATAAGAGATGATCACAGTAATGATTATTTAGAGTATTTGCAGGATGATGGTACGTCTATTGTCTTGCACAAGAGTCGAGTTATAATTCATGAAAATTTTGATTATATACTAGGGGAGCATACTCCAGCTTATACTCAAAGCTTGCTTTTAAGCATTTGTCTTTTGGAGCAGATATATTCTGAGATTGAGAAGCGTATTGGTCAATATAATTTTTTGTTTTATAAAGATGAGCAATTAGTTGAGCTTTTAGAGACTTTGCAGGATGCTAGGAGTCAGATCAGTCATTTTAGTACTAAGGGTAAGGGATTATTTTCTACTTTTTTTAAAAATAGTGACAACCTAAGTAAAGGTTTAGGTACGGTTGGATTTGAGCTTGATCGTGTGTTTGAGAGGCTAAGAGGCGGTCTTTGTAATGAAGGAATATTTTACAGTGCTGATGAGGGTGCAAGCATACAAGTTGTCAAATATGATCTGTCCTTTTTAAAGGATGCGTTTGAGCTTGTAAAAGCAAAGATAGGGGCTGATACTAAAGAACCACTAACTAGGAGTTTTAATGAACAGGTAAAGGGTTTAGGAAGTGATGGTAAGGGTGACAGAGCTAACTATGTTGATTTTTTGCATACTGTTCAAGAAGCAGCGGTACTTTCAGTTAATCTGAAGCTTAATAAGCATTACAGACTTAACATGCGTTTTAATGATTTAGTTATATTAAGTGATGATCAAAAATTAGAAAGGGACATAAGATTGCTTGATATGTATTCTAAATATCTAGAGATTATAAGAGAAAATTCTTTAGGTAGTGATGAGATAGAGATGTTAAAGAGTAATTTACATTTTAATTTTAGATTTTAG
- a CDS encoding DUF764 family protein, producing MLLNLYESQSFLIKIFLHFKNYLKHFSLRLEIINSYNSLCLNDLEDNYSYIIVINPAGFDCLEPRSLRSGSFYENVNEFGLKFTIYFLGFVRTSGELKTYVNLHKLYEYFLGFLHENSCKFEFSKPIEGKYNLSLNYYLKSMGDLINGGFVNISCNDQKAVLGLSQHYRADIQVIETKS from the coding sequence GTGTTGCTTAATTTATATGAATCACAATCTTTTTTAATAAAAATATTTCTTCATTTTAAGAATTACTTAAAACATTTTTCTTTAAGGTTAGAGATTATAAATTCTTATAATTCTCTGTGTTTAAATGATTTAGAAGATAATTATTCTTACATTATAGTCATAAACCCTGCAGGTTTCGATTGCCTTGAGCCAAGAAGTTTAAGGAGTGGGAGTTTTTATGAAAATGTTAATGAGTTTGGATTAAAGTTTACTATTTATTTTTTGGGATTTGTAAGGACGTCAGGTGAACTGAAGACTTATGTTAATTTGCATAAGCTTTATGAATATTTTTTGGGGTTTTTGCATGAAAATTCTTGTAAATTTGAGTTTTCAAAGCCTATAGAGGGAAAATATAACTTGTCGTTGAATTATTACCTGAAATCCATGGGCGATTTGATCAATGGAGGTTTTGTTAATATTTCTTGTAATGATCAAAAAGCAGTTTTGGGTTTAAGTCAGCATTACAGAGCGGACATACAGGTTATTGAGACCAAGAGTTAG
- a CDS encoding DUF1506 family protein has translation MVGIGLAVTDSIKRYSKPMLLFKRDLIKNRTNASYEKKIDRKNSTKFEGVFLLKSEENIELFNSNVYIREIRAKVYTLSTLDFNREDQVLIGDNWMEIISLVKYFDVYFYGKVGYTILMLRKL, from the coding sequence ATGGTTGGTATTGGTTTGGCTGTAACTGATAGCATTAAAAGGTATTCAAAGCCCATGCTTTTATTTAAAAGAGACTTAATTAAAAATAGAACCAATGCTTCTTATGAGAAAAAGATCGATAGAAAAAATTCTACTAAGTTTGAAGGAGTCTTTTTACTTAAAAGTGAAGAGAATATTGAACTTTTCAATTCGAATGTCTATATAAGAGAAATTCGTGCTAAGGTCTATACTTTGAGTACCCTTGATTTTAACCGGGAAGATCAGGTTTTAATAGGTGATAATTGGATGGAGATTATAAGTTTGGTTAAGTATTTTGATGTGTATTTTTATGGAAAAGTTGGATATACCATTTTGATGCTTAGGAAACTTTAA
- a CDS encoding DUF228 domain-containing protein: MPDKSELEASLAKLTQEKSRLESELASLKVNKQASVLEKLKSYSTHPAVFDKSSQFGSFDIYFSHKGGLQYSLADKFENYQAVDFCYKRGVKLVVDNSMSPCIARGGGSDLYGICIDYDDMTKIATVISIASSFECVLLSDVSVKAGDKLVFDNEGVLAKISDNATYMQAMALSDALEFRDRPGFYGTKVMLISKPVTQI, encoded by the coding sequence ATGCCAGATAAAAGTGAGTTGGAGGCAAGCTTAGCTAAACTGACTCAAGAGAAGAGTAGACTGGAGAGTGAACTTGCATCTCTTAAGGTAAATAAGCAAGCATCAGTCTTAGAAAAACTTAAAAGTTATAGCACGCATCCGGCGGTTTTTGATAAGTCCAGTCAGTTTGGATCATTTGATATTTATTTTTCCCATAAAGGAGGATTGCAATATTCTCTAGCAGATAAGTTTGAAAATTATCAAGCTGTTGATTTTTGCTATAAACGTGGAGTTAAACTAGTTGTTGATAATAGTATGTCACCTTGTATAGCACGTGGCGGTGGTAGTGATCTTTATGGAATTTGCATAGATTATGATGACATGACAAAGATAGCAACAGTTATATCAATTGCTAGTAGTTTTGAATGTGTTTTACTCTCAGATGTTAGTGTTAAAGCTGGCGATAAGTTAGTTTTTGATAATGAGGGAGTACTTGCAAAGATTAGTGATAATGCTACTTATATGCAAGCAATGGCTTTAAGTGACGCTTTAGAATTTAGAGATAGGCCTGGATTTTATGGTACAAAGGTTATGCTCATCAGTAAGCCTGTTACACAGATTTGA
- a CDS encoding DUF3890 domain-containing protein, with amino-acid sequence MDSGYLDKIYDKVLNFLMLKSEELGFEEFKVYVELLEDVLLSQGLGLEDLSMSKVFLLIYYFLGCELKKRGRLLHFDFNKVKSERLNEILVEYSDYVLHNEALSKDFCVAFNNLVKDIKNCKRALIGVI; translated from the coding sequence ATGGATAGCGGATATTTGGATAAAATTTATGATAAAGTACTGAATTTCCTGATGCTTAAGTCAGAGGAACTTGGTTTTGAAGAATTTAAAGTGTATGTGGAGTTACTTGAGGATGTTTTACTTAGTCAGGGTTTAGGTCTTGAAGATTTAAGTATGAGTAAGGTATTTTTGCTTATCTATTATTTTCTTGGATGTGAGCTTAAAAAGAGAGGCAGGCTTTTACATTTTGATTTTAATAAAGTTAAGTCTGAGCGACTAAATGAGATATTAGTGGAATATTCAGATTATGTATTGCACAATGAGGCCTTAAGTAAGGATTTCTGTGTTGCTTTCAATAATCTTGTAAAAGATATTAAGAATTGTAAGAGGGCATTAATAGGGGTTATATGA
- a CDS encoding DUF1357 family protein: MKSESVGINVSDEFKEGISLNQSLNTSEISNVGQGGGDINVNDTHNDALLARAVWITRLADDNLSLSYSTQELLNGGHSLVEVLDIQTCEIIKKYVDEKQILAVAGNLDILSLNAGIKDMLLRLASVNIDSSKNSNNSYSLMTFNKGNAREVLNLRNMNNTIKDYKDLRQAMLNEWIQIRQDFYAVKS; the protein is encoded by the coding sequence ATGAAGAGCGAGTCGGTCGGTATAAATGTTTCAGATGAATTTAAAGAAGGTATTAGTCTTAATCAGAGTTTAAATACTAGTGAGATTAGTAATGTAGGCCAGGGTGGTGGTGATATTAATGTTAATGATACTCATAATGATGCATTACTAGCTAGGGCTGTTTGGATTACTAGGCTTGCTGATGATAATTTAAGTTTAAGTTATAGTACTCAGGAGCTTTTAAATGGAGGACATTCATTAGTTGAGGTTTTAGATATTCAAACATGTGAGATTATAAAAAAATATGTTGATGAGAAACAGATATTGGCAGTTGCAGGTAATCTTGATATTTTAAGTTTAAATGCTGGTATTAAGGATATGCTATTAAGGCTTGCAAGTGTAAATATTGATTCATCCAAGAATAGTAATAATTCCTATAGTCTAATGACTTTTAATAAAGGGAATGCAAGGGAGGTATTAAATTTACGAAATATGAATAATACAATAAAGGATTATAAAGATTTAAGGCAAGCAATGCTTAATGAGTGGATTCAGATTAGGCAGGACTTTTATGCTGTTAAATCTTAA